GCTGCGATCACAACGAAAAAATCAGCGATTGCGGCGAATGAAATCCACTTTTTGCTGCCATTCAGAATATAATGGCTTCCTTCTTTACGGTAGGTGGTCTGTACGCTTTTAGCATCCGAGCCCACATTTGGTTCTGATAAGGCGAACGCGCCCAGCTTCTCCGCCCGCGCCATCTGTGGCAGCCAGTATTTTTTCTGTTCCTCTGTGCCGAATCGCAGCATGGTCTCTCCGAGCAGTGAGGTTTGAACGGTTATCAGAGCCCTCGTGTTGCAGCAAGCTTTGCCGATTTGCTCTGTAAACAGTCCGTATGCCACAGGATCCAGCCCCAGACCGCCATATTCCTCCGGCCAGCTGGCCGCCAGATATCCCAATTGCCCCATTTTGTTAATCAAGGTGCGGGGCAGCTCGCCTTTGACATCGATTTCTCCTGCGAGCTGCCGGATTTCCCGATCGGCAAAAATTTTAGCCTCCTCTACGACTTGGGCAGCAGACGCGCATGTCTGTCCAATCATCGCTTAGGCCTCCTGCTTATGCTTTTCGATTAGCTTTACGATATTGTTAAGCGTGCTGAAATTAGCGATATCCAAATCCTCATTGCTGACCGTGAATCCGAATTCTTGTTCGATGTAGCTGAGGAGTTTCATCGCGAACAACGAATTGACGAAGCCCTTTTGAAAAATATGATCATCGTCAGTGAACACGGCCTCGTCTTCAAATACAACCAGATTGCTTTCAATAAAACTGCGGATTTTTTGTTTGATTTCCATCTAGTTACCCCTCTTCCCAGCAACCGTTACCAACACATCAATGTAAGGCGGAAACGGTTGAATATGATTTAAATCGTTCTCGAACAGAATGTTTCCTTCTCCGTCATTGGAGATTTCCGTGAAACTAGCGAAACGGTACGTGACATACATCATCTTGTTGCGGTCCGTCTGTTTAAAGTCGGCCCTAAGTACTTTCCCTTCATTCTTCGCCTGCTGCATGATATACGTGAGCATGACGGTACCGACTCCGCGAGACATCACTCTGCAGGACATGAGCAGCATTTTCAGATGCCAGCAGCTTTCCTTCAATTCGATCAGAGCGAGCCCGATCTTGCCGTAAGAGCCGTATTTGTCCGTCAATTCGCACACGAGCAGGATATGATTATCCGACCGTCTGATCTTGTCCAATTCCTCATAACTGTACGTATAACCCGTCGCATTCAGCTGATTCGTGCGAATGGTCAGTTCCTCCGCCCGTTTCAAGTCCTCCTCTCTAGCCTCGCTAATGACAAAGCGCATGCCGAGCGAGCTGAGAAACGCTTCTTGGGGGCCCTCAAACGATTCTTCCTCGTTTTTGCGCAGTATGTCTTCCAGATACATGGCCCGCCTACGTCTTGAATCTTCCGTAATGAACCGGGGATTGAGACGCGGGTGACCGAGCAATGTCTCGTATGGCGTCACATCCAAACACTCTACCTCTGGATGGACGCTTAGGACCTCATCCCGTTCGAAGGGCTGATCGTCGATGAATAGGATCGTGTCCATCCCGATGTTCAAGTTCAAGCGTATTTTATCGATCGACGTTGATTTGGCATTCCAGTTGATTTCGGGGTACAGGAAATAGGTATCGATGCCGAACTCCTTCAGCTTGTCCAGCGCATGCTCCGTATCATTGCGGCTTGCGATGGATTGCAGAATGCCGCGAGAATCCAGTTCCGCGAGAAGCTCGCGCATGCGCGGCTTTAGCTTAACCTCATCGGACTCCAGCAAAATACCGTCCCACATCGTATTGTCCAGATCCCAGATCACGCATTTGACTTCCTTTAGCTTGTCCGCTGCTTTGTTCATCGTTATCCCTCCCTACTTGCTGTAATCGAAAAATCCTTTTCCTGATTTTTTGCCCAGGTAACCGGCATCCACCATCTTGACGAGCAGCGGGCAGGGCCGAAACTTCGGATCCTTGTAGCTGTCCTGCAGAACTAGCAGCGAATTAAGAATGGTGTCCAGACCGATCAGATCACATGTAGCAAGCGGCCCCATTTTGTGGCCGAAGCCCTGGCGGAAAATCTTATCAACATCCTTCGGCTCTGCGACTCCATCCTGCACGGTCCAAACGCATTCGTTAATCGTCAGCATGAGGACTCGATTCGTTACGAAACCGGGAAAATCATTAACCACTACCGGGACTTTATCGAACGATTTTAAAAACTCCTCCCCGCAGGCAACGGTCTCGTCCGATGTATGCTCGCCCCGGATGACTTCGACCAGTTCCTTCATCGGGACGGGGTTCATGAAATGCATGCCGATGACATTCTCCGGTCTTGGCATTAACGAGCCAACCTTCGTAATGGAAATGCAGCTTGTGTTAACGGCATAGGTGGTTTGTAAGGCGCACACCTCGGACAGTTCCGTAAACACCGCCTTTTTCAGTCCCCATTCTTCTGTCACGTTCTCAATAACAAACTGGACGCGTGCGAAGTCATCATAAGCCGTGGTAAAGGTAATCCGGGACAGAAGGTCCTCCACGGTAAGCTGTTTCGCCTGAGGCTTGACCAGCTTTAATAGCCGGAAATCCGTCTTAATTTTCTCCTTAGCTTGATGCAAGACATCTTCGTTAATATCTTTGAGCACCACTTCGTATCCATAGCAAGCCAGATCCAAAGCAACGTCACTGCCCATTACACCCGCACCGACTACTCCGACGGTTCGTATCATGAATTCACGACTCCTTTTTGGTGGACATTAGCTCAACAGAGCTGCTTAGCACATCGTTGATGAGCGACACTACTTGCTCGGTATGTTCGTTTATGAAGAAGTGACCTCCTTCGAATTCATAAAGTTGACAGTCTCGGCTGCCATATGCGGACCACTCCATCAGATTGATGCCTTCTGTCGCTTTATCCTCTTTTCCGTTAAGCACGGATATATCACAGGGAATAAGCTCCTCTCTGCTCTTAAAGCAATGCGTTTCCACCAGTTCCAGATCTCTCCGCAGACCTGGCAAAAACAGTCTCAGCAGCTCCTCACGTTCAAACACTTCATCCTCGGTTCCGCCAAGCAGCTTAATTTCTTGCTGCAGCCTTGCATCAGATAGCAGATGCAGTGTAAGATTCCGGCGGGCGTGAGGGGGATAGGTCCCCGAGACGAATAAATGGATGGGTTCGCTCCCCTTCTTCTTCCTTACGGCGTGCGCCAGTTCGTAAGCGACGAGGGCTCCCATGCTATGGCCGAAGAAAGCAAAATCAGCTTCGTCCAGTTGCGGTTCCAAATATCCGTATAAATCCTCAATCATTTC
Above is a window of Paenibacillus sp. FSL K6-1330 DNA encoding:
- a CDS encoding acyl carrier protein, whose product is MEIKQKIRSFIESNLVVFEDEAVFTDDDHIFQKGFVNSLFAMKLLSYIEQEFGFTVSNEDLDIANFSTLNNIVKLIEKHKQEA
- a CDS encoding HAD-IIIC family phosphatase — its product is MNKAADKLKEVKCVIWDLDNTMWDGILLESDEVKLKPRMRELLAELDSRGILQSIASRNDTEHALDKLKEFGIDTYFLYPEINWNAKSTSIDKIRLNLNIGMDTILFIDDQPFERDEVLSVHPEVECLDVTPYETLLGHPRLNPRFITEDSRRRRAMYLEDILRKNEEESFEGPQEAFLSSLGMRFVISEAREEDLKRAEELTIRTNQLNATGYTYSYEELDKIRRSDNHILLVCELTDKYGSYGKIGLALIELKESCWHLKMLLMSCRVMSRGVGTVMLTYIMQQAKNEGKVLRADFKQTDRNKMMYVTYRFASFTEISNDGEGNILFENDLNHIQPFPPYIDVLVTVAGKRGN
- a CDS encoding 3-hydroxyacyl-CoA dehydrogenase family protein — encoded protein: MIRTVGVVGAGVMGSDVALDLACYGYEVVLKDINEDVLHQAKEKIKTDFRLLKLVKPQAKQLTVEDLLSRITFTTAYDDFARVQFVIENVTEEWGLKKAVFTELSEVCALQTTYAVNTSCISITKVGSLMPRPENVIGMHFMNPVPMKELVEVIRGEHTSDETVACGEEFLKSFDKVPVVVNDFPGFVTNRVLMLTINECVWTVQDGVAEPKDVDKIFRQGFGHKMGPLATCDLIGLDTILNSLLVLQDSYKDPKFRPCPLLVKMVDAGYLGKKSGKGFFDYSK
- a CDS encoding alpha/beta fold hydrolase, whose amino-acid sequence is MKCKLFCLPYAGGSATNYMRWKRHLHSHIELHPVELAGRGRRLLEPHYGSMDEMIEDLYGYLEPQLDEADFAFFGHSMGALVAYELAHAVRKKKGSEPIHLFVSGTYPPHARRNLTLHLLSDARLQQEIKLLGGTEDEVFEREELLRLFLPGLRRDLELVETHCFKSREELIPCDISVLNGKEDKATEGINLMEWSAYGSRDCQLYEFEGGHFFINEHTEQVVSLINDVLSSSVELMSTKKES